One window from the genome of Gadus morhua chromosome 16, gadMor3.0, whole genome shotgun sequence encodes:
- the LOC115561197 gene encoding transmembrane protease serine 2, producing MTTNQEPQYVHHLEPPCAPSAPPLVQYSDPKNKGVRHWCGRYFMAIIYSLLLLLLVAGVLFGYYWSSPCVRGVACGDVGCVWKSQWCDGVRDCRGGQDESSCLRLYGPSSLLQAYSSQTGSWRSVCSQGWTDYQGRASCQLMGYDRSTYVASGQQQGGSDRGFFTARPGWSPEVAFLQQLVLSDTCPGNRLVTLRCIGEQSSPPPLTSTDTGRHCVRLKEPILPSDCGRGTRGSGRLDQQPQGVRGDWPWVVSLRLRGVHRCGGAIITRHWVVTAAHCVVSDLHPEDWTVYAGVQKSRDNLFSPPHSVSSIVAHEGFSRLTMQNDIALVQLSGPLNITVSSDIGAVCLPNTGVYIVPSQNCSVLGFGGAPNEDTLRLMEAAVELVDGETCNSSHVYEGRITQDMICAQRMKGEHGISQGDSGGPLVCAEDGVWSLVGDASWGGQDDLSNKPGVFGNVSHFLGWIHRQMKKSDDESILAS from the exons GTGTTAGACACTGGTGTGGCCGCTACTTTATGGCTATAATCTATAGCCTGCTTCTTCTGCTACTGGTGGCCGGTGTCCTCTTTGGTTACTACT GGTCGTCTCCCTGCGTAAGGGGCGTGGCGTGTGGCGACGTCGGCTGTGTCTGGAAGTCCCAGTGGTGTGACGGCGTCAGAGACTGTCGGGGGGGCCAGGACGAATCCTCCTGCT TGAGGCTGTACGGACCCAGCTCCCTCCTGCAGGCCTACTCCTCACAGACCGGCTCCTGGAGGAGCGTGTGCTCCCAGGGCTGGACGGACTACCAGGGGCGGGCCAGCTGTCAGCTGATGGGATACGACCG GAGCACCTATGTGGCGTCagggcagcagcagggggggtcTGACCGGGGGTTCTTCACCGCCAGACCTGGGTGGAGCCCTGAAGTGGCCTTTCTCCAGCAGCTTGTCCTCAG TGATACATGTCCCGGCAACAGACTGGTGACCTTGCGTTGCATCGGTGAGcagtcctcccctccccctcttaccTCT ACGGACACGGGTCGCCACTGCGTCCGTCTGAAGGAGCCCATCTTGCCCTCAGACTGTGGCAGGGGGACGAGGGGCTCTGGCCGTCTGGACCAGCAGCCGCAGGGGGTCCGGGGGGACTGGCCCTGGGTGGTCAGTCTGCGGTTGCGGGGCGTGCACCGCTGTGGAGGAGCCATCATCACCCGCCACTGGGTGGTCACGGCAGCACACTGTGTGGTGAG TGACCTCCACCCTGAGGACTGGACTGTGTATGCTGGGGTACAGAAGTCCAGGGACAACCTGTTCAGCCCCCCCCACTCTGTGAGCAGCATCGTGGCTCACGAGGGCTTCAGCAGACTGACCATGCAGAACGACATAGCCCTGGTCCAGCTGTCCGGGCCCCTGAACATCACGG TCTCTAGTGATATCGGAGCTGTGTGTCTCCCCAACACGGGAGTGTACATCGTCCCATCTCAGAACTGCTCTGTGTTGGGGTTCGGTGGAGCGCCAAATGAAG acACTCTGCGCCTGATGGAGGCTGCTGTAGAGCTGGTGGACGGCGAGACCTGTAACAGCTCCCACGTCTACGAAGGCAGGATCACCCAGGATATGATATGTGCTCAACGTATGAAGGGGGAACACGGCATATCCCAG GGTGACAGTGGAGGCCCTCTGGTGTGTGCGGAGGACGGTGTGTGGAGTTTGGTGGGGGACGCAAGCTGGGGAGGGCAGGACGACCTGTCCAACAAACCCGGTGTCTTCGGCAACGTCAGCCATTTCCTGGGCTGGATCCACAGACAGATGAAG AAGTCTGACGACGAATCCATTCTGGCGTCTTGA
- the bace2 gene encoding beta-secretase 2, producing the protein MAHRRHALLCLFFFRLCFDICDGHFAVPLKIYLGKFNFSRDVDLTPLQQTPGVGGKLLSLASDPAGIVNFLDMINNLEGDSGRGYYIEMSIGTPAQKLNILVDTGSSNFAVASTPHPFITHYFNTSLSTTYQPTGRTVAVRYTQGNWEGGLGIDRVSIPKGPNQTIVINIAAISASEGFYLPGVNWQGILGMAYPLLARPDSSVEPFFNSVVRQTGIPDIFSLQMCGAGVSAGGATDPPGGSLIMGGAEPTLYRGVMWYTPIKEEWYYQVEVLKLEVGEQGLNLDCSEYNMDKAIVDSGTTLLRLPANVFNAVVDAITRTSMIQDFSSGFWEGTKLACWMKGETPWRFFPKISIYLRASNTSESFRITILPQLYIQPITDVDSTLDCFRFGVSSSANGLVIGATVMEGFYVVFDRAQKRVGFAVSSCAVSGGAALSEIAGPFSASDVGTDCAGRSLNEPLLWVISYAMMALCATILFTLLLLLVMPCRRRHRSGDITDQSSLVRHRIK; encoded by the exons ATGGCCCACAGGAGACATGCCCTCTTATGCCTATTTTTCTTCCGTTTATGTTTcgacatttgtgatggacacTTTGCGGTCCCACTCAAAATATACCTTGGGAAGTTCAACTTTTCTCGGGATGTAGACCTGACACCTCTGCAGCAAACACCAGGCGTGGGCGGAAAGCTGCTTTCCTTGGCCTCGGACCCCGCAGGTATAGTCAACTTTTTAGATATGATCAACAACTTGGAAGGCGACTCGGGGAGAGGCTACTACATAGAGATGTCCATAGGCACCCCTGCTCAAAAG CTCAACATCCTGGTAGACACGGGCAGCAGCAACTTTGCAGTGGCGTCAACCCCACACCCGTTTATCACACACTACTTCAACACTAGCCT CTCCACAACCTACCAGCCCACTGGCCGGACTGTTGCCGTCAGGTACACCCAGGGCAACTGGGAGGGCGGGCTAGGCATAGACCGGGTCTCCATCCCCAAGGGACCCAATCAGACCATCGTCATCAACATCGCTGCCATCTCCGCCTCCGAGGGCTTCTATCTACCCGGGGTGAACTGGCAAGGCATTCTGGGCATGGCGTACCCACTCCTGGCCCGG CCAGACTCCTCGGTGGAGCCCTTCTTCAACTCCGTAGTGCGGCAGACGGGCATCCCGGACATCTTCTCCCTCCAGATGTGTGGCGCGGGGGTCTCTGCCGGCGGCGCCACCGACCCCCCCGGGGGCAGCCTG ATCATGGGCGGGGCTGAGCCCACGCTGTACCGGGGCGTCATGTGGTACACGCCCATCAAGGAGGAGTGGTACTACCAGGTGGAGGTGTTGAagctggaggtgggggagcAGGGTCTGAACCTGGACTGCAGCGAG TATAACATGGACAAAGCCATCGTGGACAGTGGAACGACGCTGCTGCGACTTCCTGCCAATGTGTTTAACGCGGTGGTGGACGCCATCACGCGGACCTCTATG ATCCAGGACTTCTCCTCCGGCTTCTGGGAGGGCACCAAGCTGGCCTGCTGGATGAAGGGGGAGACACCCTGGAGGTTCTTCCCAAAGATCTCCATCTACCTGAGGGCCAGCAACACCAGCGAGTCCTTCCGCATCACCATCCTCCCAcag CTGTacattcagccaatcacagacgtCGACAGCACGCTGGACTGCTTCCGCTTTGGCGTTTCCTCGTCGGCCAACGGCCTAGTGATCGGGGCCACGGTCATGGAGGGCTTCTACGTGGTGTTCGACCGCGCCCAGAAGAGGGTGGGCTTCGCCGTGAGCAGCTGTgcag TGAGCGGGGGCGCGGCGCTGTCGGAGATCGCCGGGCCCTTCTCGGCGTCCGACGTGGGAACGGACTGCGCCGGGAGGTCCCTGAACGAGCCCCTGCTGTGGGTCATCTCCTACGCCATGATGGCCCTGTGCGCCACCAtcctcttcaccctgctgctgctgctggtgatgCCCTGCCGCCGGCGCCACCGCTCGGGGGACATCACGGACCAGTCGTCGCTGGTGCGCCACAGGATCAAGTGA